The Pirellulales bacterium genome contains the following window.
CGCTATCGCCGGGCTGCCGCCTTTTCCACCGCCCCCACCAGAATCTTTTCCGCGGCCGGACGCCCGAGCGTCGTTTCCTCGCCGTCAACGACAACGGTAACGATGCCGGCCTCGGCGCGATTCGTCTTCACGCGCCCCACGGCGCCCAGCGGCAAACCCGTCTCGCTCAGATAGCGCAGAAACTCGGGCGATTGGTCGATCACCCGTGCCAGGCGAAACGGCGCGCCAACCTCGCACTCGGCCAGCGAACGTAGCGACTCGTCCACCACCGACCCGTCGGCGCGCGGAATGGGATCGCCGTGCGGGTCGACCGGCGGATAGCCGAGAAAGGCGTCGATGCGGTCAACCAGCAGGTCGCTGACCGCGTGTTCCATGTTCTCGGCTTCCTCGTGTACCTCATCCCAGCTCAGGTCGAGCGTCTTGGTGAGAAATAGCTCGATCAAACGATGACGGCGGAGGATGCGCAAAGCCAGGCTCTTGCCCGCCGCAGTCAGCCGCGCTCCTTCGTAGGGCGTGTAAGTCGCCAGCTTGCTGTCCGAGAGCGTTTTCAGCATGCTCGTCACGGTGCCGGGCGAAACCGCGAGCGCCGTCGCAATTTGCCCGGTGGCGGCCGGCTTGCCATCCTGGGAAGCGCCGATCTGGTAGATCGTCTTCAGATAGTTCTCGACGGTAAGACTGGCCAAGCGAACGGCTCCGCGGTTGAAAGCGAACACGACAAATCGAAAACGCACCGAGCGGATCTCCGCCCCCGATTCGCCGTACGGAATTCTAGATCACGCTTAGGCAATCGGGCAATCGAGCCCCGCATGGTCGCCACGAGCAACCCCGAAAAGCCGGGCCCCATTGCCAGTAGCTGGCTAAGCGACGATCATACGAAAGCCATGTCTGGCACTTCCTGACCATCGGTACGATCACCGTGAATCTGAACCAGCGGGCCGCCGCACTTTGCCAGCGAATTGTCGCCGATGTGGCGCGGCTGCGCGTCGAGGTTTCGTCGATCGCCGGCGCCACCGTGATCGACGCCGGCATTGCCGCCGCTGGTGGGCTCGAGGCTGGCCTGGCCTTGGCCGAAGTCTGCCTGGCCGGCCTGGCAAACGTCGCGCTCGCTCCGTCTTCTGCGGCGTGGCACGGGCCGTCGGTGACGGTGGCCACGGACCATCCCCTCGCCGCGTGCATGGCCAGCCAGTATGCCGGTTGGCAAATCGCGCAAGGCAAATTCTTTGCCATGGGATCAGGTCCCATGCGCGCGGCCGCCGGCAAGGAGGCGGTGTTCGAGCGCATCGGACATCGCGAGCAGCCCGGGCAAGCCGTGGGCGTGCTCGAAACCCGCAAGCTGCCGCCCGCCGAGGTGATCGACTACATCGCGAAGGCCTGT
Protein-coding sequences here:
- a CDS encoding metal-dependent transcriptional regulator, with protein sequence MASLTVENYLKTIYQIGASQDGKPAATGQIATALAVSPGTVTSMLKTLSDSKLATYTPYEGARLTAAGKSLALRILRRHRLIELFLTKTLDLSWDEVHEEAENMEHAVSDLLVDRIDAFLGYPPVDPHGDPIPRADGSVVDESLRSLAECEVGAPFRLARVIDQSPEFLRYLSETGLPLGAVGRVKTNRAEAGIVTVVVDGEETTLGRPAAEKILVGAVEKAAARR